The Polyangium aurulentum genomic interval CCGGCTCCCCGACGACGCGCCCGACACGCTCGCGAAAGCCATGCGCGACGCGACGCCCGAGGCCGTGACCCGGGCATTCTCCGAGCACGTGCGGGTGGGGCACGCAATCGTGGTCGTGGTGGGCGACGCGGCCCGGACGGGGCCGCTCCTGCAGCCGTTCGGCGAGGTGAAAGTCGTCGACCCGACGCGCGGCTTCACCCGCGTGCGCACCCTGCCGCAGAAGAGCGGCCAGGAAGGATGATCACAGCGCGGGCGCGCTTGGAGCCCTGCGTCATTTGACGTTTGGCCCGCCATGGATTGCATCCCTGCAACTCGGCTCCGGCCGGGCTGCTGCCCTGCAATGACCCGGGCGATCGCGAACGTCGAAATCCTGCCGGAAACACGGGATCGGGGTCTGGCCCGGGGGTTGCTAGGGCCCAGGCGTGCCCGTGCATGGGGAGGGAGGGTCGTAGACATGCCCCGCGTGCTCATCGTCGACAGCGAGGGAAACCAGTCGAGGTCGCTCGCCCTGGCACTGCAGCTCGAGGGGTTTCACGTCGAGGTCACCTCCTCTCAGCAGGACGCGATGGCTTTGCTCGGGGGGGCGCCGGACTTGGGTCTGGTGCTTATCGATCTGATGATCCCCGGCCTCAACGGCCTCGACCTCGCGCGCTCCATTCGCCGCACGCGCCCGTCGATCGTGATCGTCTTGACGAGCGCCTATCCCCTTTCCCAGCGCCAGCTCGAGCGAACCGAGTGCGGCGCGATTGGCTTCGTCCCCAAGCCCTACGACACGGACGAGGTCTCGGCATACGTGCGGTCGAAGGCGACCGCAGCGTTCGCGGCCGGATGAGCCGAGCTGGGGCGGCGGAATCCTCGGAGGAGCGTGGAAGAGCGCTCCTCCGAGGATTCCGCCGCGCCGGCTGAATGCAAGAGCCCGGTCCTCCCTGCGCCTGGTGCACGCCCGGGGCGGCACGGTCATTGATGGATTCCCGTCCAGCGGAATCCCTCCAGACCGCAAAGGAGGCATCATGGCAAACCAGGGCAACAAGCACATCGAGGGCTCGGGCGGCAAGAAGATCCCGGAGCCCAAGGGCATGGACGCGGCCATTCCGGACAGGCCCATCCAGGAAGACGACGTCGAGACCCGGACGACGACGGGCGGACCCGAGCGGTCGATCGTGCACGAGGACGAGACACCGCGCGTTCGCGAATGGCCCATCGACGTGCCGGTGAACGCGCCGGGCGAGCCCGAGGCTGGGGGCCTCGGGCACCACCGCAGGCGCTAGCGAACCTCCAACACCAATCAGGGCGCGGACACGGCGGCGAAGTGCCCCGCGCGGGGTCGACACGACCTGTCTCGCGCGAGGCGGGGTGGCGGCGTCGGGCCACGGTATGACCGCGGGGGGCCTGCGCAGCGCGCCCGCGCCTCCCCTACCCTCGCCGCAGCTTGAAACGCTGAATCTTTCCCGTCGCCGTCTTGGGCAGCGCATCCACGAAATCGATCCAGCGCGGGTATTTGTGCGGCGCGAGGCGCGCCTTCACGTGCGCCTTGAGCCCATCGGCGAGCCCCTCCGCCCGTTCGTCCGGCGCGCGCAGCACCACGAAGGCGCGAGGTTTGACGAGGCCGTGCTCGTCCTTGTCGGCGACGACCGCGGCCTCGAGCACGGCCGGGTGCGAGACGAGCGCCGCCTCGACCTCGAAGGGCGAGACGTAGAGCCCGCTCACCTTGAACGTGTCGTCCGAGCGGCCCTGGTAGACGTAATGGCCATCCTCGGTCATGAGGTAATGGTCGCCCGTCTTCGTCCAGCGCCCCTCGAATGTCCTCTGGCTCAGCGCGCGCCGGTTCCAGTACGATGTCGCGCTCGAGGGGCCGCTCACCCACAGATCGCCGATCTCGCCCTGCGGGACGGGCTTTCCCGCCTCGTCGAGCAGCCGCACCTCGTAGCCCGGGACGGGCTTGCCGGTCGTCCCGTAGCGCACCTCGCCGGGGCGGTTCGAGACGAAGATGTGCAGCATCTCGGTCGATCCGATGCCGTCGAGGATATCGACGCCCGTGCGCGCCCGGAATCGCTCGCCGAGGTCCGCGGGGAGCGCCTCGCCCGCGGAGGTGCACACACGCAATGCGCCGCCCGTGGGCAGATCCGGCGCGGCGAGCAGGGAGGCGTAGAGCGTGGGCACGCCATAGAAAATGGTCGGCCGATGCTCGACGAGGCGCCGGATCACGGCCTCGGGCGTGGGCCTCTCCGCCATGAGCACCGCCGTCGCGCCGACGCGCAGGGGAAAGCTCATCGCATTGCCCAGGCCATACGCGAAGAAGAGCTTGGCCGCGGAGAAGACCACGTCGTCCTCGCGGATGCCGAGCACGCTCGTGCCGTAATACTCGGCCGTGTAGGCCATGTCCGATTGCGCGTGCACCGCCGCCTTGAGCTTGCCCGTCGAGCCCGAGGTGTAGAGCCAGAAGCAGGCGTCGTCCGCGGTCGTCGGGGCCGCATCGAGGGTCTCCTCCGCCCCCGCGAGCAGCGAGCCCAGCGCGAGCGCGCCGTCCTTCGGATCGCCGTC includes:
- a CDS encoding benzoate-CoA ligase family protein, which encodes MPGYSVTDRSVSPPRLEIPREYNAAVDFIDRHPGEGRADKIAFRDDRATLTYGDLALAVNRAGNALRGLGLRMEERVLLLLTDTISFPVVFFGAIKMGAVPVPVSTLLSSSDYDEILRDSRARVLVVSGSVYDRIAPALARQPFLERVIVDGDPKDGALALGSLLAGAEETLDAAPTTADDACFWLYTSGSTGKLKAAVHAQSDMAYTAEYYGTSVLGIREDDVVFSAAKLFFAYGLGNAMSFPLRVGATAVLMAERPTPEAVIRRLVEHRPTIFYGVPTLYASLLAAPDLPTGGALRVCTSAGEALPADLGERFRARTGVDILDGIGSTEMLHIFVSNRPGEVRYGTTGKPVPGYEVRLLDEAGKPVPQGEIGDLWVSGPSSATSYWNRRALSQRTFEGRWTKTGDHYLMTEDGHYVYQGRSDDTFKVSGLYVSPFEVEAALVSHPAVLEAAVVADKDEHGLVKPRAFVVLRAPDERAEGLADGLKAHVKARLAPHKYPRWIDFVDALPKTATGKIQRFKLRRG
- a CDS encoding response regulator, whose product is MPRVLIVDSEGNQSRSLALALQLEGFHVEVTSSQQDAMALLGGAPDLGLVLIDLMIPGLNGLDLARSIRRTRPSIVIVLTSAYPLSQRQLERTECGAIGFVPKPYDTDEVSAYVRSKATAAFAAG